Proteins encoded by one window of Torulaspora delbrueckii CBS 1146 chromosome 2, complete genome:
- the ERG8 gene encoding phosphomevalonate kinase (similar to Saccharomyces cerevisiae ERG8 (YMR220W); ancestral locus Anc_8.737), which produces MEQVRAFSAPGKALLVGGYLVLNPKYKSYVVALSARMHAVVSKCKSKNGGTRVTVTSIQFNNDRWSYDVVEQNGYSVNSIDGKRNPFIEMVIFNVISYYRPSLTEGLEIKIDVFSDSGYHSQAGSTIKRNVFKEFSYHPSSISEVPKTGLGSSAGLATVVTAALSSVFKQNLSVNNDQDLAIIHNLAQVGHCQAQGKVGSGFDVAAATFGSIIYQRFSPEIITSLPEHSAGSVYQDELKRLVDDVDWMITRDRVRLPDQLRLVMGDVNSGSETTKLVAKVNAWYNSNLPRSFEIYEDMNAHNLEFINALTELNHLSTSDPHTYQKIIDAIGKGEFSQIEQVTELAEVTHSVRHIRQAFRLITKESGADIEPPVQTELLDACMQLKGVLTAMIPGAGGYDAISLITTDKVTPATQTEGDERFKNVTWLDMSQADIGVIEENPEHYQNLQ; this is translated from the coding sequence ATGGAACAAGTCAGAGCCTTCAGTGCCCCAGGGAAGGCGTTACTGGTCGGTGGTTATCTAGTCCTCAATCCCAAATACAAATCTTATGTGGTAGCCCTTTCGGCGCGTATGCATGCGGTAGTCTCGAAGtgtaaatcaaaaaatgGAGGGACAAGAGTCACGGTCACTAGCATTCAATTCAACAACGATCGTTGGTCTTATGACGTGGTAGAGCAAAATGGATATAGCGtcaattcaattgatggTAAACGCAATCCTTTCATTGAGATGGTGATATTTAATGTCATCAGTTACTACAGACCTTCCTTAACTGAAGGTTTAGAGATCAAGATCGATGTTTTTTCCGATTCTGGATACCATTCTCAAGCGGGAAGTACGATTAAGAGGAATGTTTTTAAAGAGTTCTCATATCACCCGAGTTCGATCTCTGAAGTTCCAAAAACAGGGTTAGGATCGTCTGCTGGACTGGCAACAGTCGTTACAGCTGCTTTATCCTCTGTGTTTAAACAAAATTTGTCGGTGAATAATGACCAAGATTTGGCCATTATTCATAATTTGGCACAGGTAGGTCATTGTCAGGCTCAAGGAAAGGTCGGAAGCGGTTTCGATGTTGCTGCGGCTACTTTCGGTTCCATCATCTATCAAAGGTTCAGCCCCGAAATTATTACTAGCCTTCCAGAACACAGTGCCGGATCTGTTTATCAGGATGAGCTGAAAAGGCTTGTCGATGATGTAGACTGGATGATTACCAGAGACAGAGTTAGACTACCGGATCAACTTAGATTGGTAATGGGCGATGTTAATAGTGGATCTGAGACAACTAAGCTAGTTGCAAAGGTGAATGCATGGTACAATTCCAACCTTCCTCGtagctttgaaatttacGAAGATATGAATGCTCACAATTTGGAATTCATTAATGCTTTAACTGAACTTAACCATTTGAGCACAAGCGACCCACATACTTACCAGAAAATAATCGATGCGATAGGAAAAGGTGAATTTAGCCAAATCGAACAGGTTACTGAGTTGGCAGAGGTCACTCATTCAGTCCGCCACATTCGCCAAGCTTTCAGATTGATAACCAAAGAAAGTGGTGCGGATATTGAGCCACCAGTACAGACTGAACTTCTAGACGCATGCATGCAGTTAAAGGGGGTCTTGACAGCAATGATCCCCGGTGCTGGTGGGTACGATGCAATTTCACTAATCACCACTGACAAAGTGACTCCAGCAACTCAAACCGAAGGCGATGAGAGGTTCAAAAACGTTACATGGTTAGATATGTCACAGGCGGATATTGgtgtcattgaagagaacCCTGAACACTACCAAAATTTACAGTGA